A window of Ictidomys tridecemlineatus isolate mIctTri1 chromosome 1, mIctTri1.hap1, whole genome shotgun sequence contains these coding sequences:
- the Anxa7 gene encoding annexin A7 isoform X4 codes for MSYPGYPPTGYPPFPGYPPAGQESSFPPPGQYPYPSGFPPMGGGAYPPAPSGGYPGAGGFPASGGYPAPGGYPGAPQPGGTPSYPGGQGYGAPPSSASFSGYPQSPSQTYGGGPAQVPLPGGFPGGQIPSQYPGGQAPYPSQPAAMTQGTQGTIQPAANFDAMRDAEILRKAMKGFGTDEQAIVDVVASRSNDQRQKIKAAFKTMYGKDLIKDLKSELSGNMEELILALFMPPTYYDAWSLRNAMQGAGTQERVLIEILCTRTNQEIRDIVRCYQTEFGRDLEKDIRSDTSGHFERLLVSMCQGNRDENQSVNHQMAQEDAQRLYQAGEGRLGTDESCFNMILATRSFPQLKATMEAYSRMSNRDLLSSVGREFSGYVESGLKTILQCALNRPAFFAERLYYSMKGAGTDDSTLVRIVVSRSEIDLVQIKAMFTQMYQKTLGTMIASDTSGDYRKLLLAIVGQ; via the exons ATGTCATACCCAGGCTATCCCCCCACAGGCTACCCACCTTTCCCTGGATATCCT CCTGCAGGTCAGGAGTCATCTTTCCCACCTCCAGGTCAATATCCTTATCCTAGTGGCTTTCCTCCAATGGGAGGAGGTGCCTACCCACCAGCACCAAGTGGTGGCTACCCAGGAGCTGGAGGCTTCCCTGCATCTGGAGGTTATCCAGCCCCTGGAGGCTATCCTGGTGCCCCACAGCCAGGGGGAACTCCATCCTATCCTGGAG GCCAAGGATATGGAGCCCCACCCAGTTCAGCGAGCTTTTCTGGTTATCCACAGTCACCTTCACAGACTTATGGTGGTGGTCCAGCCCAGGTCCCACTACCTG gtgGCTTTCCTGGAGGACAGATACCTTCTCAGTATCCTGGAGGACAAGCTCCTTACCCTAGTCAG CCTGCAGCAATGACTCAGGGTACTCAAGGGACCATTCAACCAGCTGCCAACTTCGATGCTATGAGAGATGCAGAAATTCTCCGTAAAGCAATGAAAGGATTTG GGACAGATGAGCAGGCAATTGTGGATGTTGTGGCCAGTCGTTCCAATGATCAGAGGCAAAAAATTAAAGCAGCTTTTAAGACCATGTATGGCAAG GATTTAATCAAAGATCTCAAGTCAGAGTTGAGTGGAAATATGGAAGAACTGATTCTTGCCCTGTTCATGCCTCCTACATATTATGATGCCTGGAGTTTACGGAATGCAATGCAG GGAGCAGGAACTCAGGAACGAGTATTGATAGAGATTTTGTGCACAAGAACAAATCAAGAAATCCGAGACATTGTCAGATGTTATCAAACAGAATTTGGACGAGACCTTGAAAAGGACATTAGGTCAGATACATCAGGACATTTTGAACGTTTACTTGTATCCATGTGCCAG GGAAATCGTGATGAGAATCAGAGTGTAAACCACCAAATGGCTCAAGAAGATGCTCAGCGTCTCTATCAGGCTGGTGAGGGGAGACTAGGGACAGATGAATCTTGCTTTAACATGATCCTTGCCACACGAAGCTTTCCTCAGCTGAAAGCTACCATGGAGGCTTATTCCAGG ATGTCTAATCGAGATTTGTTAAGCAGTGTGGGCCGCGAGTTTTCTGGATATGTTGAAAGTGGTTTGAAGACCATCT TGCAGTGTGCCCTGAACCGTCCTGCCTTCTTTGCTGAGCGGCTGTACTATTCTATGAAAGGTGCAGGCACAGATGACTCCACTCTGGTCAGGATTGTGGTCTCCCGAAGTGAG ATCGACCTTGTACAAATAAAAGCGATGTTCACTCAGATGTATCAGAAGACCCTGGGCACAATGATTGCAAGTGACACAAGTGGAGATTACCGAAAGCTGCTTCTGGCTATTGTGGGTCAgtag
- the Anxa7 gene encoding annexin A7 isoform X3 — MSYPGYPPTGYPPFPGYPPAGQESSFPPPGQYPYPSGFPPMGGGAYPPAPSGGYPGAGGFPASGGYPAPGGYPGAPQPGGTPSYPGVPPGQGYGAPPSSASFSGYPQSPSQTYGGGPAQVPLPGGFPGGQIPSQYPGGQAPYPSQPAAMTQGTQGTIQPAANFDAMRDAEILRKAMKGFGTDEQAIVDVVASRSNDQRQKIKAAFKTMYGKDLIKDLKSELSGNMEELILALFMPPTYYDAWSLRNAMQGAGTQERVLIEILCTRTNQEIRDIVRCYQTEFGRDLEKDIRSDTSGHFERLLVSMCQGNRDENQSVNHQMAQEDAQRLYQAGEGRLGTDESCFNMILATRSFPQLKATMEAYSRMSNRDLLSSVGREFSGYVESGLKTILQCALNRPAFFAERLYYSMKGAGTDDSTLVRIVVSRSEIDLVQIKAMFTQMYQKTLGTMIASDTSGDYRKLLLAIVGQ; from the exons ATGTCATACCCAGGCTATCCCCCCACAGGCTACCCACCTTTCCCTGGATATCCT CCTGCAGGTCAGGAGTCATCTTTCCCACCTCCAGGTCAATATCCTTATCCTAGTGGCTTTCCTCCAATGGGAGGAGGTGCCTACCCACCAGCACCAAGTGGTGGCTACCCAGGAGCTGGAGGCTTCCCTGCATCTGGAGGTTATCCAGCCCCTGGAGGCTATCCTGGTGCCCCACAGCCAGGGGGAACTCCATCCTATCCTGGAG TTCCTCCAGGCCAAGGATATGGAGCCCCACCCAGTTCAGCGAGCTTTTCTGGTTATCCACAGTCACCTTCACAGACTTATGGTGGTGGTCCAGCCCAGGTCCCACTACCTG gtgGCTTTCCTGGAGGACAGATACCTTCTCAGTATCCTGGAGGACAAGCTCCTTACCCTAGTCAG CCTGCAGCAATGACTCAGGGTACTCAAGGGACCATTCAACCAGCTGCCAACTTCGATGCTATGAGAGATGCAGAAATTCTCCGTAAAGCAATGAAAGGATTTG GGACAGATGAGCAGGCAATTGTGGATGTTGTGGCCAGTCGTTCCAATGATCAGAGGCAAAAAATTAAAGCAGCTTTTAAGACCATGTATGGCAAG GATTTAATCAAAGATCTCAAGTCAGAGTTGAGTGGAAATATGGAAGAACTGATTCTTGCCCTGTTCATGCCTCCTACATATTATGATGCCTGGAGTTTACGGAATGCAATGCAG GGAGCAGGAACTCAGGAACGAGTATTGATAGAGATTTTGTGCACAAGAACAAATCAAGAAATCCGAGACATTGTCAGATGTTATCAAACAGAATTTGGACGAGACCTTGAAAAGGACATTAGGTCAGATACATCAGGACATTTTGAACGTTTACTTGTATCCATGTGCCAG GGAAATCGTGATGAGAATCAGAGTGTAAACCACCAAATGGCTCAAGAAGATGCTCAGCGTCTCTATCAGGCTGGTGAGGGGAGACTAGGGACAGATGAATCTTGCTTTAACATGATCCTTGCCACACGAAGCTTTCCTCAGCTGAAAGCTACCATGGAGGCTTATTCCAGG ATGTCTAATCGAGATTTGTTAAGCAGTGTGGGCCGCGAGTTTTCTGGATATGTTGAAAGTGGTTTGAAGACCATCT TGCAGTGTGCCCTGAACCGTCCTGCCTTCTTTGCTGAGCGGCTGTACTATTCTATGAAAGGTGCAGGCACAGATGACTCCACTCTGGTCAGGATTGTGGTCTCCCGAAGTGAG ATCGACCTTGTACAAATAAAAGCGATGTTCACTCAGATGTATCAGAAGACCCTGGGCACAATGATTGCAAGTGACACAAGTGGAGATTACCGAAAGCTGCTTCTGGCTATTGTGGGTCAgtag
- the Anxa7 gene encoding annexin A7 isoform X1, with protein MSYPGYPPTGYPPFPGYPPAGQESSFPPPGQYPYPSGFPPMGGGAYPPAPSGGYPGAGGFPASGGYPAPGGYPGAPQPGGTPSYPGVPPGQGYGAPPSSASFSGYPQSPSQTYGGGPAQVPLPGGFPGGQIPSQYPGGQAPYPSQINTESFPSYPVFSPVSLDYSSEPAAMTQGTQGTIQPAANFDAMRDAEILRKAMKGFGTDEQAIVDVVASRSNDQRQKIKAAFKTMYGKDLIKDLKSELSGNMEELILALFMPPTYYDAWSLRNAMQGAGTQERVLIEILCTRTNQEIRDIVRCYQTEFGRDLEKDIRSDTSGHFERLLVSMCQGNRDENQSVNHQMAQEDAQRLYQAGEGRLGTDESCFNMILATRSFPQLKATMEAYSRMSNRDLLSSVGREFSGYVESGLKTILQCALNRPAFFAERLYYSMKGAGTDDSTLVRIVVSRSEIDLVQIKAMFTQMYQKTLGTMIASDTSGDYRKLLLAIVGQ; from the exons ATGTCATACCCAGGCTATCCCCCCACAGGCTACCCACCTTTCCCTGGATATCCT CCTGCAGGTCAGGAGTCATCTTTCCCACCTCCAGGTCAATATCCTTATCCTAGTGGCTTTCCTCCAATGGGAGGAGGTGCCTACCCACCAGCACCAAGTGGTGGCTACCCAGGAGCTGGAGGCTTCCCTGCATCTGGAGGTTATCCAGCCCCTGGAGGCTATCCTGGTGCCCCACAGCCAGGGGGAACTCCATCCTATCCTGGAG TTCCTCCAGGCCAAGGATATGGAGCCCCACCCAGTTCAGCGAGCTTTTCTGGTTATCCACAGTCACCTTCACAGACTTATGGTGGTGGTCCAGCCCAGGTCCCACTACCTG gtgGCTTTCCTGGAGGACAGATACCTTCTCAGTATCCTGGAGGACAAGCTCCTTACCCTAGTCAG ATCAATACAGAATCCTTTCCTTCCTATCCtgttttttctcctgtttctttgGATTATAGCAGTGAA CCTGCAGCAATGACTCAGGGTACTCAAGGGACCATTCAACCAGCTGCCAACTTCGATGCTATGAGAGATGCAGAAATTCTCCGTAAAGCAATGAAAGGATTTG GGACAGATGAGCAGGCAATTGTGGATGTTGTGGCCAGTCGTTCCAATGATCAGAGGCAAAAAATTAAAGCAGCTTTTAAGACCATGTATGGCAAG GATTTAATCAAAGATCTCAAGTCAGAGTTGAGTGGAAATATGGAAGAACTGATTCTTGCCCTGTTCATGCCTCCTACATATTATGATGCCTGGAGTTTACGGAATGCAATGCAG GGAGCAGGAACTCAGGAACGAGTATTGATAGAGATTTTGTGCACAAGAACAAATCAAGAAATCCGAGACATTGTCAGATGTTATCAAACAGAATTTGGACGAGACCTTGAAAAGGACATTAGGTCAGATACATCAGGACATTTTGAACGTTTACTTGTATCCATGTGCCAG GGAAATCGTGATGAGAATCAGAGTGTAAACCACCAAATGGCTCAAGAAGATGCTCAGCGTCTCTATCAGGCTGGTGAGGGGAGACTAGGGACAGATGAATCTTGCTTTAACATGATCCTTGCCACACGAAGCTTTCCTCAGCTGAAAGCTACCATGGAGGCTTATTCCAGG ATGTCTAATCGAGATTTGTTAAGCAGTGTGGGCCGCGAGTTTTCTGGATATGTTGAAAGTGGTTTGAAGACCATCT TGCAGTGTGCCCTGAACCGTCCTGCCTTCTTTGCTGAGCGGCTGTACTATTCTATGAAAGGTGCAGGCACAGATGACTCCACTCTGGTCAGGATTGTGGTCTCCCGAAGTGAG ATCGACCTTGTACAAATAAAAGCGATGTTCACTCAGATGTATCAGAAGACCCTGGGCACAATGATTGCAAGTGACACAAGTGGAGATTACCGAAAGCTGCTTCTGGCTATTGTGGGTCAgtag
- the Anxa7 gene encoding annexin A7 isoform X2, whose amino-acid sequence MSYPGYPPTGYPPFPGYPPAGQESSFPPPGQYPYPSGFPPMGGGAYPPAPSGGYPGAGGFPASGGYPAPGGYPGAPQPGGTPSYPGGQGYGAPPSSASFSGYPQSPSQTYGGGPAQVPLPGGFPGGQIPSQYPGGQAPYPSQINTESFPSYPVFSPVSLDYSSEPAAMTQGTQGTIQPAANFDAMRDAEILRKAMKGFGTDEQAIVDVVASRSNDQRQKIKAAFKTMYGKDLIKDLKSELSGNMEELILALFMPPTYYDAWSLRNAMQGAGTQERVLIEILCTRTNQEIRDIVRCYQTEFGRDLEKDIRSDTSGHFERLLVSMCQGNRDENQSVNHQMAQEDAQRLYQAGEGRLGTDESCFNMILATRSFPQLKATMEAYSRMSNRDLLSSVGREFSGYVESGLKTILQCALNRPAFFAERLYYSMKGAGTDDSTLVRIVVSRSEIDLVQIKAMFTQMYQKTLGTMIASDTSGDYRKLLLAIVGQ is encoded by the exons ATGTCATACCCAGGCTATCCCCCCACAGGCTACCCACCTTTCCCTGGATATCCT CCTGCAGGTCAGGAGTCATCTTTCCCACCTCCAGGTCAATATCCTTATCCTAGTGGCTTTCCTCCAATGGGAGGAGGTGCCTACCCACCAGCACCAAGTGGTGGCTACCCAGGAGCTGGAGGCTTCCCTGCATCTGGAGGTTATCCAGCCCCTGGAGGCTATCCTGGTGCCCCACAGCCAGGGGGAACTCCATCCTATCCTGGAG GCCAAGGATATGGAGCCCCACCCAGTTCAGCGAGCTTTTCTGGTTATCCACAGTCACCTTCACAGACTTATGGTGGTGGTCCAGCCCAGGTCCCACTACCTG gtgGCTTTCCTGGAGGACAGATACCTTCTCAGTATCCTGGAGGACAAGCTCCTTACCCTAGTCAG ATCAATACAGAATCCTTTCCTTCCTATCCtgttttttctcctgtttctttgGATTATAGCAGTGAA CCTGCAGCAATGACTCAGGGTACTCAAGGGACCATTCAACCAGCTGCCAACTTCGATGCTATGAGAGATGCAGAAATTCTCCGTAAAGCAATGAAAGGATTTG GGACAGATGAGCAGGCAATTGTGGATGTTGTGGCCAGTCGTTCCAATGATCAGAGGCAAAAAATTAAAGCAGCTTTTAAGACCATGTATGGCAAG GATTTAATCAAAGATCTCAAGTCAGAGTTGAGTGGAAATATGGAAGAACTGATTCTTGCCCTGTTCATGCCTCCTACATATTATGATGCCTGGAGTTTACGGAATGCAATGCAG GGAGCAGGAACTCAGGAACGAGTATTGATAGAGATTTTGTGCACAAGAACAAATCAAGAAATCCGAGACATTGTCAGATGTTATCAAACAGAATTTGGACGAGACCTTGAAAAGGACATTAGGTCAGATACATCAGGACATTTTGAACGTTTACTTGTATCCATGTGCCAG GGAAATCGTGATGAGAATCAGAGTGTAAACCACCAAATGGCTCAAGAAGATGCTCAGCGTCTCTATCAGGCTGGTGAGGGGAGACTAGGGACAGATGAATCTTGCTTTAACATGATCCTTGCCACACGAAGCTTTCCTCAGCTGAAAGCTACCATGGAGGCTTATTCCAGG ATGTCTAATCGAGATTTGTTAAGCAGTGTGGGCCGCGAGTTTTCTGGATATGTTGAAAGTGGTTTGAAGACCATCT TGCAGTGTGCCCTGAACCGTCCTGCCTTCTTTGCTGAGCGGCTGTACTATTCTATGAAAGGTGCAGGCACAGATGACTCCACTCTGGTCAGGATTGTGGTCTCCCGAAGTGAG ATCGACCTTGTACAAATAAAAGCGATGTTCACTCAGATGTATCAGAAGACCCTGGGCACAATGATTGCAAGTGACACAAGTGGAGATTACCGAAAGCTGCTTCTGGCTATTGTGGGTCAgtag